A genomic segment from Alkalilimnicola ehrlichii MLHE-1 encodes:
- a CDS encoding phosphoribulokinase, translating into MSRKYPIIAVTGSSGAGTSTVKDAFEHIFHREHVAPCIVEGDSFHRYNRQEMKQAIKQANEDGRNLSHFGPEANLFDKLESTFREYSETGSCERRYYVHNDEEAEHRGVAPGEFTAWERVESGTDLLFYEGLHGGVVTEEVDVARWVDLLIGVVPIVNLEWIQKIHRDQAERGYAAEKTVDTILRRMEDYVTCLTPQFSRTDINFQRVPTVDTSNPFIARDIPTHDESFVVIRFRKPEKFGIDFPYLLNMIKDSFMSRRNTIVVPGGKMGFAMELILTPIIHDLVERRTRLT; encoded by the coding sequence ATGTCCAGAAAATATCCCATCATCGCCGTGACCGGGTCCTCGGGAGCGGGGACCAGTACTGTCAAGGATGCGTTCGAGCACATCTTCCATCGTGAGCATGTGGCACCCTGCATCGTCGAGGGTGACAGTTTTCACCGGTATAACCGGCAGGAGATGAAGCAGGCGATCAAGCAGGCCAACGAAGATGGGCGCAATCTCAGCCATTTTGGCCCGGAAGCGAACCTGTTCGACAAGCTCGAGTCCACCTTCCGCGAGTACTCGGAGACCGGCAGCTGTGAGCGGCGCTACTATGTGCACAATGACGAGGAGGCCGAGCACCGCGGGGTGGCCCCGGGCGAGTTCACCGCCTGGGAGCGGGTGGAATCGGGTACCGATCTGCTCTTCTACGAGGGGCTGCACGGCGGGGTCGTCACCGAGGAGGTGGATGTGGCCCGGTGGGTGGACTTGCTGATCGGGGTGGTGCCTATCGTCAACCTCGAGTGGATCCAGAAGATCCACCGCGACCAGGCGGAGCGGGGCTACGCGGCGGAGAAGACCGTGGACACCATCCTGCGCCGGATGGAGGACTATGTCACCTGCCTGACGCCGCAGTTCTCGCGCACCGACATCAACTTCCAGCGCGTGCCCACGGTGGACACCTCCAACCCCTTCATCGCGCGGGATATCCCCACGCACGATGAGAGTTTCGTGGTGATCCGCTTCCGCAAGCCGGAGAAGTTCGGGATCGACTTCCCCTACCTGCTGAACATGATCAAGGACTCCTTCATGTCTCGGCGCAACACCATCGTGGTGCCGGGGGGCAAGATGGGGTTCGCCATGGAGCTGATCCTCACCCCCATCATCCACGATCTGGTGGAGCGACGCACCCGCCTGACCTGA
- the rpe gene encoding ribulose-phosphate 3-epimerase: MTDYKIAPSILSADFARLGEEVDNVLSAGADMVHFDVMDNHYVPNLTIGPLVCEALRKHGVTAPIDVHLMIKPVDRIIPDFAEAGANYITFHPEASEHVDRSLQLVRDCGCKAGLVFNPATPLDVLKYVMEKVDMVLLMSVNPGFGGQKFIPGTLDKLREARALIDASGRDIRLEVDGGVKVDNIRAVAEAGADTFVAGSAIFGTDDYRKTIESMRAELAQAERPGPTAS; the protein is encoded by the coding sequence ATGACTGATTATAAGATCGCACCGTCCATTCTGTCCGCCGATTTTGCCCGCCTGGGGGAGGAGGTGGATAACGTCCTGTCCGCCGGGGCCGACATGGTGCATTTCGATGTCATGGACAATCATTATGTCCCCAACCTCACCATCGGGCCGCTGGTCTGCGAAGCGCTGCGCAAGCACGGGGTGACCGCGCCCATCGACGTCCACCTGATGATCAAGCCGGTGGACCGGATCATCCCCGATTTTGCCGAGGCGGGTGCTAATTACATCACGTTCCACCCGGAGGCCAGCGAGCATGTCGACCGTAGTCTGCAACTGGTGCGCGATTGCGGCTGCAAGGCCGGACTGGTGTTCAACCCGGCCACGCCGCTCGATGTCCTGAAATACGTGATGGAGAAGGTGGATATGGTGCTGCTGATGTCGGTGAACCCGGGCTTTGGCGGGCAGAAGTTTATCCCGGGCACCCTGGACAAACTGCGCGAGGCGCGGGCACTGATTGATGCCTCGGGCCGGGACATCCGCCTGGAGGTGGATGGCGGGGTGAAGGTGGACAACATCCGCGCGGTGGCCGAGGCGGGGGCCGATACCTTCGTGGCCGGCTCAGCGATCTTCGGGACGGACGATTACCGGAAAACCATCGAAAGCATGCGGGCGGAACTGGCCCAGGCCGAGCGGCCCGGGCCCACCGCCTCATAA
- a CDS encoding LysR family transcriptional regulator, giving the protein MNVTLRQLRVFESVARHLSFTRASEELFLTQPAVSMQIKQLESQVGLPLFEQLGKRIYLTEAGRELVGFARRIMRELREAQLVMEELQGLNRGRLGVAVATTANYFATHLLAAFSRRNPGVSFSLDVTNREGLLRLLMENERDVVIMGQPPEGQELVADAFMANPLVVIANPDHPLTREHDIPPERLQNELFVVRERGSGTRVAMERFFARQGVQLQSEMEMSSNEALKQAVQAGLGLGLVSQHTLAMELSLGCLAILDVVGFPIQRQWYVVHRAGKRLSPVAAEFRRFVLEEAEDHWQLPQQPTDSSA; this is encoded by the coding sequence ATGAACGTCACACTTCGACAGCTGCGCGTCTTCGAATCGGTGGCCCGGCACCTGAGTTTCACCCGGGCCAGTGAGGAGCTGTTCCTCACCCAGCCGGCCGTCTCCATGCAAATCAAACAGTTGGAAAGCCAAGTCGGGCTGCCGCTGTTCGAACAGTTGGGCAAGCGCATCTATCTCACCGAGGCCGGCCGTGAGTTGGTGGGCTTCGCCCGGCGGATCATGCGCGAGCTGCGCGAGGCGCAACTGGTGATGGAGGAGCTGCAGGGGCTGAACCGGGGGCGCCTGGGCGTGGCCGTGGCTACCACGGCGAACTACTTCGCCACCCATCTGTTGGCGGCCTTCTCCCGTCGCAATCCCGGGGTCAGTTTCAGCCTGGATGTCACCAACCGCGAGGGGCTGTTGCGCCTGCTCATGGAGAATGAGCGTGACGTGGTGATCATGGGGCAGCCGCCGGAGGGGCAGGAGCTGGTGGCGGATGCCTTCATGGCCAACCCCCTGGTGGTCATCGCCAATCCCGACCATCCCTTGACCCGGGAGCACGACATCCCGCCCGAGCGCTTGCAAAACGAACTTTTCGTGGTGCGTGAGCGCGGCTCTGGTACGCGGGTGGCCATGGAGCGGTTCTTCGCCCGCCAGGGGGTGCAGCTGCAGTCCGAGATGGAGATGAGCAGCAACGAGGCCCTGAAGCAGGCGGTGCAGGCCGGGCTGGGCCTGGGTCTGGTCTCGCAACACACCCTGGCCATGGAGTTGAGTCTCGGCTGCCTGGCGATCCTGGACGTGGTCGGATTCCCGATCCAGCGCCAGTGGTACGTGGTGCATCGGGCGGGCAAGCGCCTCTCGCCGGTGGCCGCGGAGTTCCGCCGTTTCGTCCTGGAAGAGGCCGAGGACCACTGGCAGTTGCCCCAGCAGCCCACCGATAGCAGCGCCTGA
- the tkt gene encoding transketolase yields the protein MPTRRDLANAIRALSMDAVQRAHSGHPGAPMGMADIAEVLWNDYLRHNPANPHWWDRDRFVLSNGHGSMLLYSLLHLSGYELGIDDLKAFRQLHSRTPGHPEYGYTAGVETTTGPLGQGLANAVGLALAERTLAAQFNRPGHELVDHWTYCFLGDGCLMEGVSHEACSLAGTWKLGKLIGFYDDNGISIDGKVEGWFTDDTPGRFEAYGWHVVREVDGHDAEAIKRAIDEARAVTDRPSLICCKTVIGFGAPNVCGTHGVHGAPLGDEEIQATREFLKWEHGPFEIPREIYSGWDARARGKQLEAAWHERLAAYRKAHPEMAAEFERRMKGELPERFAQHAEEALAEAVDESAKVATRKASEQALNRLGPYLPELLGGSADLSGSNNTKWEDCAVIGGAKADADGNYLHYGVREFGMSAIANGLALHGGFIPYTGTFLVFSDYARNAIRMAALMGIQQIFVHTHDSIGLGEDGPTHQPVEHLGSLRMIPGLDVWRPCDAIETQAAWQAALERRDGPSLLALSRQGLVAQQRTDEQVALIRRGGYVLAEPKQGEAELILMATGSEVAIMVEAAERLADRGRRVRVVSMPCLEVFQSQPADYREAVLPAGVPVIAMEAAHPMPWQALLGDRGRVIGIDTFGESAPAPALYEHFGLTVDAVVQATETL from the coding sequence ATGCCCACACGCCGAGATCTGGCCAACGCCATCCGAGCCCTGTCCATGGACGCGGTCCAGCGCGCCCATTCCGGTCACCCGGGCGCGCCCATGGGCATGGCGGACATCGCCGAAGTGCTGTGGAACGACTATCTGCGCCACAACCCGGCCAACCCCCACTGGTGGGACCGGGACCGGTTTGTGCTCTCCAACGGTCACGGCTCGATGCTGCTTTACAGCCTGCTGCACCTGTCGGGCTATGAGCTGGGCATTGACGATCTGAAGGCCTTCCGCCAACTGCACTCCAGGACCCCCGGTCACCCGGAGTACGGCTACACCGCGGGGGTGGAGACCACCACCGGGCCGCTGGGCCAGGGGCTGGCCAACGCGGTGGGGCTGGCGCTGGCCGAGCGCACCCTGGCCGCGCAGTTCAACCGCCCGGGCCACGAGCTGGTGGATCACTGGACCTACTGCTTCCTGGGCGATGGCTGTCTGATGGAGGGGGTGAGTCACGAGGCCTGCTCGCTGGCCGGCACATGGAAGCTGGGCAAGCTGATCGGTTTCTACGACGACAACGGCATCTCCATTGACGGCAAGGTGGAGGGCTGGTTCACCGACGATACGCCGGGCCGGTTTGAGGCTTACGGCTGGCATGTGGTGCGCGAGGTGGACGGGCACGATGCGGAGGCGATCAAGCGCGCCATTGATGAGGCGCGGGCGGTGACCGACCGGCCGAGCCTGATCTGCTGCAAGACGGTGATCGGCTTTGGCGCGCCCAACGTCTGTGGCACCCACGGGGTGCACGGTGCGCCGCTGGGCGATGAGGAGATCCAGGCCACGCGCGAGTTCCTGAAGTGGGAGCACGGGCCGTTTGAGATCCCGCGCGAGATCTACAGCGGGTGGGATGCGCGGGCGCGCGGCAAGCAGTTGGAGGCGGCCTGGCACGAGCGGCTGGCCGCTTACCGCAAGGCGCACCCGGAGATGGCGGCGGAGTTTGAGCGGCGGATGAAGGGCGAGCTGCCCGAGCGGTTTGCCCAGCACGCCGAGGAGGCGCTGGCCGAGGCGGTGGACGAGTCGGCCAAGGTGGCCACGCGCAAGGCCTCGGAGCAGGCGCTCAACCGGCTGGGGCCGTACCTGCCGGAGCTGCTCGGCGGCTCGGCGGACCTGTCCGGCTCCAACAACACCAAGTGGGAAGACTGCGCGGTGATCGGCGGGGCGAAGGCCGACGCCGATGGCAATTACCTCCACTACGGGGTGCGTGAGTTCGGCATGAGCGCCATTGCCAACGGGCTGGCGCTGCACGGCGGGTTCATCCCCTACACCGGCACCTTTCTGGTGTTCTCCGATTACGCGCGCAACGCCATCCGCATGGCGGCGCTGATGGGCATCCAGCAGATCTTTGTCCACACCCACGACTCTATCGGTCTGGGCGAGGATGGCCCGACCCACCAGCCGGTGGAGCATCTGGGGAGTCTGCGCATGATCCCGGGGCTGGATGTCTGGCGCCCGTGCGATGCCATTGAGACCCAGGCGGCGTGGCAGGCGGCGCTGGAGCGCCGTGACGGGCCGAGTCTGCTGGCGCTCTCGCGCCAGGGGCTGGTGGCGCAGCAGCGCACCGACGAGCAGGTGGCGTTGATTCGGCGCGGCGGTTATGTGCTGGCCGAGCCCAAGCAGGGTGAGGCGGAGCTGATCCTGATGGCCACCGGCAGTGAGGTGGCGATCATGGTGGAGGCGGCCGAGCGGCTGGCCGACCGGGGCCGGCGGGTGCGGGTGGTGTCCATGCCCTGTCTGGAGGTGTTCCAGTCGCAGCCGGCCGACTACCGCGAGGCGGTGCTGCCGGCGGGGGTGCCGGTGATCGCCATGGAGGCGGCCCACCCGATGCCCTGGCAGGCGCTGCTGGGCGACCGCGGCCGGGTGATCGGCATCGACACCTTCGGCGAGTCGGCACCGGCACCGGCGCTCTACGAGCACTTCGGGCTGACCGTGGACGCCGTGGTCCAGGCCACGGAGACCCTGTAA
- a CDS encoding phosphoglycerate kinase, protein MAVIKMTDLDLKGKRVLIREDLNVPLKEGKVADDTRIRASLPTIRHALESGARVMLLSHLGRPKEGEPDPAASLRPVAEHLATLLGQEVPLAEDWLDGVEVAEGQAVLCENVRFNVGEKANDEALAKRMAALCDVYVMDAFGTAHRAQASTHGVGQYAPVACAGPLLAAELEALGKALEAPARPMTAIVGGSKVSTKLDVLETLSEKVDQLIVGGGIANTFIAAAGHPVGKSLYEADLVDKARQLMDTARANGGEIPVPTDVVVGREFSADTQAVVKRVDEVDDEDMIFDIGPETAQRYAGMMREAGTIVWNGPVGVFEFDQFGEGTRKLGEAIAESDGFSIAGGGDTVAAVEKYGLADRISYISTGGGAFLEFLEGKTLPAVAMLEARASD, encoded by the coding sequence ATGGCCGTCATTAAGATGACCGACCTCGACCTGAAGGGTAAGCGCGTCCTGATCCGCGAGGACCTCAATGTCCCCCTGAAGGAGGGCAAGGTCGCCGACGATACCCGCATCCGCGCCTCGCTGCCCACCATCCGTCACGCCCTGGAGTCGGGTGCCCGGGTGATGCTGCTCTCGCACCTAGGCCGCCCCAAGGAGGGCGAGCCCGACCCGGCCGCCTCGCTGCGGCCGGTCGCCGAGCACCTGGCCACACTGTTGGGTCAGGAGGTACCGCTGGCAGAGGACTGGCTGGACGGCGTGGAGGTCGCCGAGGGCCAGGCGGTGCTGTGCGAGAACGTCCGCTTCAACGTCGGCGAAAAGGCCAACGACGAGGCCCTGGCGAAACGGATGGCGGCCCTCTGCGACGTCTATGTCATGGATGCCTTCGGCACCGCCCACCGTGCCCAGGCCTCCACCCACGGCGTTGGGCAGTACGCCCCGGTGGCCTGCGCGGGCCCACTGCTGGCGGCCGAGCTCGAGGCCCTGGGCAAGGCGCTGGAGGCCCCGGCCCGGCCGATGACCGCCATCGTCGGCGGCTCCAAGGTCTCCACCAAGCTCGACGTGCTGGAGACCCTGTCCGAGAAGGTGGATCAGCTGATTGTCGGGGGCGGCATCGCCAACACCTTTATCGCCGCGGCCGGCCACCCGGTGGGCAAGTCCCTGTACGAGGCGGACCTGGTGGATAAGGCCCGCCAGCTGATGGACACCGCCCGTGCCAACGGCGGCGAGATCCCCGTCCCCACCGATGTGGTGGTGGGCCGCGAGTTCAGCGCCGACACCCAGGCGGTGGTCAAGCGGGTGGACGAGGTGGACGACGAGGACATGATCTTCGACATCGGCCCCGAGACCGCCCAGCGCTACGCCGGGATGATGCGCGAGGCGGGCACTATCGTCTGGAACGGCCCGGTGGGGGTGTTCGAATTCGATCAGTTCGGCGAGGGTACCCGCAAGCTGGGGGAGGCCATCGCCGAGAGCGACGGCTTCTCCATCGCCGGCGGCGGTGACACAGTGGCCGCGGTGGAAAAGTACGGGCTGGCCGACCGGATCTCCTACATCTCCACCGGCGGCGGCGCCTTCCTGGAGTTCCTGGAGGGCAAGACCCTGCCGGCCGTGGCCATGCTTGAGGCCCGCGCCAGTGACTGA
- a CDS encoding CbbQ/NirQ/NorQ/GpvN family protein, which translates to MTDTDQYAVKQEPYYRPVGDETELFEAAHAARMPVMLKGPTGCGKSRFVSWMAWRLQRPLVTVACNEDMTAADLVGRYLLDADGTRWQDGPLTLAARIGAICYLDEVVEARQDTTVVIHPLTDHRRVLPLEKKGELVEAHPDFHLVISYNPGYQNLMKDLKPSTKQRFGALHFDFPEAETEAEILVHEAGVDRTTAERLVQVGQRGRNLKGHGLDEGISTRLLVYAGQLIARGIAPGAACRMALVHPITDDPDLRDTLEAAVDTHFPD; encoded by the coding sequence ATGACCGATACCGATCAATACGCCGTCAAGCAAGAACCCTATTACCGCCCGGTGGGCGACGAGACCGAGTTGTTCGAGGCGGCGCACGCCGCGCGGATGCCGGTCATGCTCAAGGGCCCCACCGGTTGCGGTAAGTCACGGTTCGTCTCCTGGATGGCCTGGCGGCTGCAGCGGCCGCTGGTCACCGTGGCCTGCAACGAGGACATGACCGCCGCCGATCTGGTGGGCCGTTACCTGCTGGATGCCGACGGCACCCGCTGGCAGGACGGGCCGCTGACCCTGGCCGCCCGCATTGGCGCCATCTGCTACCTGGACGAGGTGGTGGAGGCCCGTCAGGACACCACGGTGGTGATCCACCCGCTCACCGACCATCGGCGGGTGCTGCCCCTGGAGAAGAAGGGCGAGCTGGTGGAGGCCCATCCGGACTTCCATCTCGTCATCTCCTACAACCCGGGCTATCAGAACCTGATGAAGGACCTGAAGCCCTCCACCAAACAACGCTTCGGTGCCCTGCACTTCGATTTCCCGGAGGCGGAGACCGAGGCGGAGATCCTGGTGCACGAAGCGGGGGTGGACCGGACCACCGCCGAGCGCCTGGTGCAGGTGGGCCAGCGCGGACGCAACCTCAAGGGCCACGGCCTGGACGAGGGCATCTCCACCCGGCTGCTGGTCTACGCCGGCCAACTCATCGCCCGCGGCATCGCCCCCGGGGCTGCCTGCCGCATGGCGCTGGTGCACCCGATCACCGACGATCCCGACCTGCGGGATACCCTGGAAGCGGCGGTGGACACGCACTTTCCGGACTGA
- a CDS encoding form I ribulose bisphosphate carboxylase large subunit, with amino-acid sequence MSSKSYSAGVKDYRDTYWEPDYQVKDSDFLACFKVVPQAGVPREEAAAAVAAESSTGTWTTVWTDLLTDLDYYKGRAYKIEDVPGDDEAFYAFIAYPIDLFEESSVVNVFTSLVGNVFGFKAVRSLRLEDVRIPLAYVMTCNGPPHGIQVERDKMDKYGRGLLGCTIKPKLGLSAKNYGRAVYECLRGGLDFTKDDENVNSQPFMRWRDRFLFVQEATEKAQQETGERKGHYLNVTAPSPEEMYERAEFAKEIGAPIIMHDFLTGGFCANTGLARWCRKNGMLLHIHRAMHAVMDRNPRHGIHFRVLAKALRLSGGDHLHTGTVVGKLEGDRAATEGWIDLLRERFIPEDRARGIFFDQDWGAMPGVFAVASGGIHVWHMPALVSIFGDDAVFQFGGGTLGHPWGNAAGAAANRVALEACVKARNEGRNLEREGKEILQAAAQHSPELKIAMETWKEIKFEFETVDKLDTTHR; translated from the coding sequence ATGTCCAGCAAAAGCTATTCAGCAGGCGTCAAAGATTATCGCGATACCTATTGGGAGCCCGACTACCAGGTCAAGGACAGTGACTTCCTGGCCTGTTTCAAGGTCGTGCCGCAGGCCGGCGTGCCCCGTGAGGAGGCCGCCGCCGCCGTGGCCGCCGAGTCCTCCACCGGCACCTGGACCACCGTGTGGACGGACCTGCTGACGGACCTGGATTATTACAAGGGCCGTGCCTACAAGATCGAGGACGTGCCCGGCGACGACGAAGCCTTCTACGCCTTTATTGCCTACCCCATCGACCTGTTCGAAGAGAGCTCGGTGGTCAATGTCTTCACCTCCCTGGTGGGCAACGTCTTCGGCTTCAAGGCCGTGCGCAGCCTGCGCCTGGAGGACGTGCGCATCCCGCTGGCCTATGTGATGACCTGCAACGGCCCGCCCCACGGCATCCAGGTGGAGCGGGACAAGATGGACAAGTACGGCCGCGGCCTGCTCGGCTGCACCATCAAGCCCAAGCTCGGTCTGTCCGCCAAGAACTATGGCCGTGCGGTCTACGAGTGCCTGCGCGGTGGCCTGGACTTCACCAAGGACGACGAAAACGTCAACTCCCAGCCCTTCATGCGCTGGCGCGACCGCTTCCTGTTCGTCCAGGAGGCCACCGAGAAGGCGCAGCAGGAGACCGGCGAGCGCAAGGGCCACTACCTGAACGTCACCGCCCCCTCGCCTGAGGAGATGTACGAGCGCGCGGAGTTCGCCAAGGAGATCGGTGCCCCGATCATCATGCACGACTTCCTCACCGGCGGCTTCTGCGCCAACACCGGCCTCGCCCGCTGGTGCCGCAAGAACGGCATGCTGCTGCACATCCACCGCGCCATGCACGCGGTGATGGACCGCAACCCGCGCCACGGCATCCACTTCCGGGTCCTGGCCAAGGCCCTGCGCCTGAGCGGCGGCGACCACCTGCACACCGGCACCGTGGTGGGCAAGCTGGAGGGCGACCGCGCCGCCACCGAGGGCTGGATCGACCTGCTGCGTGAACGCTTTATCCCCGAGGACCGGGCCCGCGGCATCTTCTTCGATCAGGACTGGGGCGCCATGCCCGGCGTCTTCGCGGTGGCCTCCGGTGGTATCCACGTCTGGCACATGCCGGCGCTGGTCTCCATCTTCGGCGACGATGCCGTCTTCCAGTTCGGCGGCGGCACCCTGGGCCACCCTTGGGGCAACGCGGCCGGCGCCGCGGCCAACCGGGTGGCGCTCGAGGCCTGCGTCAAGGCGCGCAACGAGGGCCGCAACTTGGAGCGGGAAGGCAAGGAGATCCTGCAGGCCGCTGCCCAGCACAGCCCCGAGCTGAAGATCGCCATGGAGACCTGGAAGGAGATCAAGTTCGAATTCGAGACGGTGGACAAGCTGGACACGACGCACCGCTAA
- the gap gene encoding type I glyceraldehyde-3-phosphate dehydrogenase: MAIKVAINGYGRIGRNVLRALYEAGRTDEIQVVAINDLGNAETNAHLTRFDSVHGRFNGEVQVEGDSMIVNGDRVRVLAERDPARLPWGELGVDLVMECTGLFTTREKASAHLQAGAKKVLISAPGGKDVDNTVVFGVNHDTLTPEHTVVSNASCTTNCLAPLVKPLHEAIGVERGLMTTIHAYTNDQVLNDVHHKDLRRARSATMSQIPTSTGAAAAVGLVLPELNGKLDGYAIRVPTVNVSIVDLTFTAARETSVEEINQIVRGAAEGPLKGILAYNDAPLVSIDFNHDPASSTYDASLTKVNGNLVKVTAWYDNEWGFSNRMLDTALAMAQAG; encoded by the coding sequence ATGGCGATCAAAGTTGCAATCAACGGTTACGGGCGCATTGGCCGCAACGTGCTCCGCGCCCTTTACGAAGCCGGCCGCACGGACGAGATCCAGGTGGTGGCCATCAACGACCTGGGCAACGCCGAGACCAATGCCCACCTCACCCGCTTCGACAGCGTTCACGGCCGCTTCAACGGCGAGGTGCAGGTGGAGGGCGACAGCATGATCGTCAATGGTGACCGGGTGCGGGTGCTCGCGGAGCGGGATCCGGCCCGGCTGCCCTGGGGCGAGCTGGGCGTGGACCTGGTGATGGAGTGCACCGGGCTGTTCACCACCCGGGAGAAGGCCAGCGCCCACCTGCAGGCCGGCGCCAAGAAGGTGCTGATTTCCGCCCCCGGCGGTAAGGACGTGGACAACACCGTGGTCTTCGGCGTCAACCACGACACCCTCACGCCCGAGCACACCGTGGTCTCCAACGCCTCCTGCACCACCAACTGCCTGGCCCCGCTGGTCAAGCCGCTGCACGAGGCTATCGGTGTGGAGCGTGGCCTGATGACCACCATTCACGCCTACACCAACGACCAGGTCCTCAACGACGTCCACCATAAGGACCTGCGCCGGGCCCGTTCCGCCACCATGAGCCAGATCCCGACCAGCACCGGCGCCGCCGCTGCCGTCGGCCTGGTACTGCCGGAGCTGAACGGCAAGCTGGACGGCTATGCGATCCGCGTGCCCACGGTGAACGTCTCCATCGTGGACCTGACCTTCACCGCCGCCCGCGAGACCTCGGTGGAGGAGATCAACCAGATCGTGCGTGGTGCCGCCGAGGGGCCGCTGAAGGGCATCCTCGCCTACAACGACGCCCCGCTGGTCTCCATCGACTTCAACCACGACCCGGCCTCCAGCACCTACGATGCCAGCCTGACCAAGGTCAACGGCAACCTGGTGAAGGTCACGGCCTGGTACGACAACGAGTGGGGCTTCTCCAACCGCATGCTGGATACCGCCCTGGCCATGGCCCAGGCCGGCTGA
- a CDS encoding alpha/beta hydrolase has product MASSPPTVFFAHGKESGPWGRKITALAEVARAAGFQVESPDYSHTHDPDERVRQLLALAPQARSRPLVLVGSSMGGYVSAVAAATIPVDGLFLLAPALYLPGYPAQPHCQARQMTVVHGWNDDIVPVDNGIRLAREHRARLHVLNAGHDLNETIPWLCACFDRFLGEVQAR; this is encoded by the coding sequence ATGGCATCATCCCCACCCACGGTATTCTTCGCCCACGGCAAGGAATCCGGCCCCTGGGGCCGCAAGATCACCGCCCTGGCGGAGGTGGCCCGCGCCGCCGGCTTCCAGGTGGAAAGCCCCGACTACAGCCACACCCATGACCCCGATGAGCGGGTGCGCCAGCTACTGGCACTGGCACCGCAGGCGCGGTCCCGGCCGCTGGTGCTGGTCGGCTCCAGCATGGGCGGTTATGTCTCGGCCGTGGCCGCCGCCACCATCCCCGTGGACGGGCTGTTCCTGCTGGCCCCCGCCCTCTACCTGCCGGGCTACCCGGCGCAGCCCCACTGCCAGGCCCGGCAGATGACCGTGGTCCACGGCTGGAATGACGACATCGTGCCGGTGGACAACGGCATTCGGCTGGCACGGGAACACCGGGCCCGGCTGCATGTGCTGAATGCCGGGCACGATCTCAACGAGACCATCCCCTGGCTCTGCGCCTGTTTCGACCGCTTTCTCGGTGAGGTCCAGGCCCGATAA
- a CDS encoding ribulose bisphosphate carboxylase small subunit, with amino-acid sequence MSQVQDYPSSLSDPTSRKLGTFSYLPPMTDDELRRQVEYIIEKGWNPAIEHSEPENAHMYFWYMWKLPMFGETDVDRVLAEAEACHKAHPNNHVRLIGYDNYAQSQGAAMTVYRATPR; translated from the coding sequence ATGAGTCAGGTTCAAGACTATCCGTCCAGCCTCTCCGATCCGACCAGCCGCAAGCTGGGTACCTTTTCGTACCTGCCGCCGATGACCGATGACGAACTGCGCCGGCAGGTGGAGTACATTATCGAGAAGGGCTGGAACCCGGCCATTGAGCACAGCGAGCCGGAGAACGCGCACATGTACTTCTGGTATATGTGGAAGCTGCCGATGTTCGGCGAAACCGACGTGGACCGGGTGCTGGCGGAGGCCGAGGCGTGCCACAAGGCGCACCCCAACAACCATGTCCGCCTGATCGGCTACGACAACTACGCCCAGTCCCAGGGCGCCGCCATGACCGTTTACCGCGCCACGCCGCGGTAA